In one Sporomusa sphaeroides DSM 2875 genomic region, the following are encoded:
- the def gene encoding peptide deformylase: MPVMEIKKAGDKVLKDIAAPVEKIDRKIKQLLDDMTETMYAADGIGLAAPQVGVSMRVVVIDIGDGIIELINPEIINKEGCENGTEGCLSVPGMYGEVERYGTVTVEALNRSGKKIRISGSGLLARALQHEIDHLNGILFIELAKTIHKG, from the coding sequence ATGCCAGTAATGGAAATTAAAAAGGCAGGCGACAAAGTGCTTAAAGATATTGCTGCGCCTGTAGAAAAGATTGACCGCAAAATTAAACAATTGCTTGACGATATGACTGAAACCATGTATGCCGCCGATGGTATCGGACTGGCTGCTCCGCAGGTGGGAGTATCCATGCGAGTGGTAGTTATCGATATTGGTGACGGCATTATCGAACTGATTAATCCGGAAATCATTAACAAAGAGGGCTGTGAAAATGGTACAGAAGGCTGTCTGAGTGTCCCAGGCATGTATGGGGAGGTAGAAAGGTATGGGACAGTAACGGTGGAAGCTCTGAATCGCAGCGGCAAAAAAATCCGGATTTCCGGTTCTGGCCTACTGGCACGTGCTCTGCAACATGAAATAGACCATCTTAACGGCATTTTGTTTATCGAACTGGCAAAAACCATACATAAGGGGTAG
- the priA gene encoding primosomal protein N', with translation MANTAQIIVNIPARSITKPFSYIIPAHLPEITIGWRVLVPFGNRKVEGFVVGVEPECTEGLKAILAILDDYPWFDDNMLKTAKWISQYYLSSLAEAMRLFVPGLSGVKTQKAYQASAAMDYEAAAMLLDNKPEEYRQALTYIYAHGPVSLKDLAKLPGNIDAMIKFFLQHKLIIHADTVNTRGKASTTTIINLAVSKETAAQAEQMLPKTRAAQRRLLQALLQNNELALPQLRHLNISQATVKKLAEQGLITSRSVPVLRNSYDSVCQQAAEVSLTQPQQHALQLIIPAIKAGTHKSFLIHGVTGSGKTLIYIKAVAEARRHNRQAIVLVPEIALTSQLVARFRAAFGNDVVVIHSKLSVGERHDAWRRLQSGQAGIVIGARSALFAPARDLGIIIIDEEHEFTYKQEESPRYHARQVALIRARLAGAALVLGSATPAIETYFQALNGTHTLISMNKRVDDVPMPEVTLVDMRQELAQGRRSVISLPLQEMLARALAKKEQAVILLNRRGYSTFVLCRECGHVLKCRHCDISLVYHTPGNSLRCHYCQERHTVPDTCPECGSRYIRYFGAGTQKVEEALTALFPAAKIVRMDQDTTRGKMAHDKILAAFAAGTYDILLGTQMVAKGHDIPNVTAVGIISADTALNLPDFRAAERTFALLTQAAGRAGRGAKSGQVVMQTYNPEHYAITAGAEHNYPAFYEHEIAFRRQLNYPPFANLIKITVQAADEIMVHQSANKLAVELAQAMAGIAADIIGPFPASVHKIKDVFRINILIKTKDPAAVTSLFTALHISSRKDVIIDVDPVNVI, from the coding sequence ATGGCAAACACCGCTCAAATTATTGTAAATATTCCTGCCCGCAGCATTACTAAGCCTTTTTCCTACATTATTCCAGCTCACTTACCTGAGATCACTATCGGCTGGCGTGTATTAGTTCCGTTCGGCAACAGGAAGGTAGAAGGGTTCGTTGTCGGTGTGGAACCCGAATGTACGGAAGGCTTAAAAGCCATCCTTGCTATACTTGATGATTACCCCTGGTTTGATGACAATATGTTGAAAACAGCCAAATGGATAAGCCAGTATTATCTCAGTTCACTGGCCGAAGCCATGCGTCTGTTCGTTCCCGGCCTGTCGGGAGTAAAAACGCAAAAAGCCTATCAGGCATCTGCCGCAATGGATTATGAAGCGGCAGCCATGCTGCTCGACAACAAGCCGGAGGAATACCGCCAGGCACTCACCTATATTTATGCTCATGGTCCGGTTAGTCTCAAAGATCTTGCCAAACTTCCCGGTAACATAGATGCTATGATAAAATTTTTTTTACAACATAAACTAATTATTCATGCAGATACTGTCAATACACGCGGCAAAGCCAGTACAACGACGATTATTAACTTGGCTGTCAGCAAGGAAACTGCTGCTCAAGCTGAGCAAATGCTGCCCAAAACCAGGGCAGCCCAGCGCCGGCTTTTGCAGGCACTCCTGCAGAATAATGAACTTGCCTTGCCCCAGTTGCGCCACCTTAATATTTCGCAAGCCACTGTAAAAAAATTAGCAGAACAAGGGCTCATTACCAGCCGCAGTGTACCGGTACTCCGCAACAGCTATGACAGCGTTTGTCAGCAGGCTGCCGAGGTATCATTGACACAACCGCAGCAGCACGCCTTACAGCTAATAATTCCAGCCATTAAAGCCGGAACGCATAAATCTTTTTTGATTCACGGCGTTACCGGCAGCGGCAAGACGCTTATTTATATCAAGGCTGTCGCTGAAGCCCGGCGACATAATCGCCAGGCCATTGTCCTGGTGCCGGAAATTGCTTTGACCAGTCAGCTTGTCGCCCGTTTTCGGGCAGCGTTTGGCAATGATGTTGTTGTTATCCACAGCAAACTATCAGTCGGCGAACGGCACGATGCCTGGCGCCGCCTCCAGTCCGGCCAGGCTGGCATTGTTATTGGTGCACGTTCGGCTTTATTTGCACCTGCCCGCGATCTGGGCATAATAATTATCGATGAAGAACATGAGTTTACTTACAAACAGGAAGAATCTCCCCGTTACCATGCCCGGCAGGTTGCCTTAATCCGGGCCAGACTGGCCGGTGCAGCCCTGGTACTGGGCAGCGCTACCCCGGCGATAGAAACTTACTTCCAGGCACTTAACGGCACCCATACGTTAATCTCTATGAATAAACGGGTTGATGATGTGCCAATGCCGGAAGTTACACTTGTTGATATGCGCCAGGAATTGGCACAAGGACGCCGCAGCGTCATTTCACTGCCACTGCAGGAGATGTTAGCCAGAGCCCTGGCAAAAAAGGAGCAAGCCGTTATCCTGCTTAACCGTCGCGGCTATTCTACCTTTGTCCTGTGCCGCGAATGCGGCCATGTGCTCAAATGCAGACATTGTGATATTTCACTGGTATATCACACCCCCGGCAATAGCCTTCGCTGCCATTACTGTCAGGAACGCCATACTGTGCCTGATACTTGTCCTGAATGCGGCAGCCGGTATATCCGTTATTTTGGCGCCGGTACCCAGAAGGTGGAAGAGGCACTTACCGCATTATTTCCGGCGGCAAAAATTGTGCGTATGGATCAGGACACCACCCGAGGCAAAATGGCACATGATAAAATATTAGCGGCTTTCGCTGCCGGAACGTATGATATTTTGTTAGGCACACAAATGGTAGCCAAAGGTCACGACATTCCTAATGTAACGGCAGTTGGAATTATCTCGGCAGATACTGCGCTTAATCTGCCCGACTTCCGGGCAGCTGAACGGACATTTGCGCTCTTGACGCAAGCGGCAGGGAGAGCAGGACGCGGCGCAAAGAGCGGGCAGGTAGTAATGCAGACATATAATCCCGAGCACTATGCGATAACTGCCGGAGCAGAGCATAATTATCCGGCATTTTATGAACATGAGATTGCCTTTCGCCGTCAACTGAACTATCCACCGTTTGCTAATTTGATAAAAATAACAGTACAGGCTGCCGACGAAATCATGGTGCACCAGAGTGCTAACAAATTGGCAGTCGAACTGGCTCAAGCAATGGCGGGAATAGCTGCCGACATTATTGGACCGTTTCCGGCATCGGTTCATAAAATAAAAGACGTCTTTCGCATTAATATTTTAATCAAAACAAAGGATCCAGCTGCCGTGACCAGCCTGTTCACAGCTTTGCACATTAGCAGCCGCAAAGATGTGATTATTGACGTAGACCCTGTGAATGTCATCTAA
- a CDS encoding heavy-metal-associated domain-containing protein, whose protein sequence is MATQKNTTQSVYRVGGLKGDHCRDRIEHTLSHLHGVSSVKVDLASKQIAVSHDASVTSSGYIEETLQSLGYSIQG, encoded by the coding sequence TTGGCCACACAGAAAAATACCACACAATCCGTTTACCGTGTTGGGGGCCTCAAAGGCGACCATTGCCGGGACCGTATTGAGCATACGTTGTCCCACCTTCATGGTGTTTCGTCCGTAAAAGTAGACTTAGCTTCTAAGCAAATTGCTGTCAGCCATGATGCATCGGTGACTTCTAGCGGATATATTGAAGAAACCTTACAATCACTCGGTTATTCAATTCAAGGTTGA
- the metK gene encoding methionine adenosyltransferase, which yields MVKRVLFTSESVTEGHPDKIADQISDSVLDAILAHDPNARVACETLVTTGIVHVVGEITTNCYVDIPKIVRETIKSIGYTRAKYGFDGETCGVLISIDEQSADIALGVDKALEAKLGNMDAIEAIGAGDQGMMFGYATNETPEYMPLPIALAHKTARRLSEIRKNGELPYLRPDGKTQVTVEYEDGKPLRIDTIVISTQHSPEVDRETIEKDLIAKVIIPMVPGELLDAQTKYYINPTGRFVVGGPQGDSGLTGRKIIVDTYGGMARHGGGAFSGKDPTKVDRSAAYAARYVAKNVVAAGLADKCEIQLAYAIGIARPVSVMVETFGTAKIDESKIVELINKHFDLRPAGIIKSLDLRRPIYRQTAAYGHFGRTDIDLPWERTDKADMLRKEANI from the coding sequence ATGGTAAAACGTGTACTTTTTACATCTGAATCTGTAACCGAAGGCCATCCAGATAAGATTGCCGATCAAATTTCCGACAGTGTACTTGACGCAATTCTGGCTCATGACCCCAATGCCCGGGTAGCTTGTGAAACATTGGTTACCACCGGTATTGTGCATGTGGTAGGTGAAATCACGACCAACTGCTATGTAGATATTCCCAAAATTGTTCGTGAGACCATTAAAAGTATTGGTTATACCCGTGCTAAATATGGTTTTGACGGTGAAACCTGCGGTGTGTTAATTTCTATTGACGAACAGTCTGCCGATATTGCTTTAGGTGTTGATAAAGCGCTCGAAGCCAAGTTAGGCAATATGGATGCCATTGAAGCGATTGGTGCCGGTGACCAGGGTATGATGTTCGGTTATGCTACCAACGAGACTCCGGAATATATGCCATTGCCCATCGCCCTGGCTCATAAAACAGCCCGCCGCCTCTCTGAGATTCGTAAGAACGGCGAGCTGCCATATCTCCGTCCGGACGGAAAAACCCAGGTAACTGTTGAATATGAGGATGGTAAACCGTTACGCATTGATACTATCGTAATTTCAACCCAGCATAGCCCGGAAGTCGACAGAGAAACCATTGAAAAAGATCTTATCGCCAAAGTTATCATTCCGATGGTTCCCGGCGAACTGTTAGATGCGCAAACCAAATACTATATCAATCCTACCGGCCGGTTTGTTGTAGGCGGCCCGCAAGGTGACTCCGGACTGACAGGACGCAAAATTATCGTCGATACATACGGTGGCATGGCTCGCCACGGCGGTGGCGCTTTCTCCGGTAAAGATCCCACAAAAGTGGACCGTTCTGCTGCCTATGCTGCCCGCTATGTAGCCAAAAATGTCGTCGCAGCAGGCTTGGCCGATAAGTGCGAAATACAATTAGCATATGCCATCGGTATTGCCCGGCCGGTATCGGTCATGGTAGAAACCTTTGGTACCGCGAAAATTGACGAGAGCAAAATTGTCGAACTGATCAACAAGCACTTTGATTTAAGACCTGCCGGCATTATCAAGTCCCTGGATCTGAGACGCCCCATTTACCGTCAAACAGCGGCATACGGTCACTTTGGCCGCACTGACATAGATTTGCCCTGGGAGCGTACCGATAAAGCCGATATGCTTCGCAAAGAAGCCAATATATAA
- the coaBC gene encoding bifunctional phosphopantothenoylcysteine decarboxylase/phosphopantothenate--cysteine ligase CoaBC translates to MSSGQTIVIGVAGGIAAYKAVEIVSRLKKAGYTVYVIMTKAATEFVTPLTFREISGNPVVADMWEEPKTWNVQHIALASRADLFLIAPATANIIGKIANGIADDMLTTTVMATKAPVILAPAMNTNMYLNPITQQNLNKLAGLGYHIVEPASGMLACGVDGPGRLPEPADIVKKVKSLLQGNRDLAGKRVLVTAAGTREPIDPVRYIGNHSSGKMGYALAEAAAARGAEVILVSGPSSLACPAGITVTKVETAAQMREAVLAEFDTVDVVIKAAAVADYRPETAADQKIKKTGNTLTLSMIKNPDILRELGERKKHQLLIGFAAETQELLSHAQEKLIKKNLDMIVANDVTLPGAGFNTDTNIVRVIHKNGQIEELPQLTKRQVAEILIDKICVMLTNYT, encoded by the coding sequence ATGTCATCAGGCCAAACTATCGTTATCGGAGTTGCCGGCGGCATTGCCGCCTATAAAGCAGTTGAAATTGTCAGCCGGTTAAAGAAAGCCGGGTATACGGTCTATGTTATCATGACCAAAGCGGCTACAGAATTTGTCACACCGCTCACCTTTCGCGAAATTAGCGGCAACCCGGTGGTTGCCGACATGTGGGAAGAGCCCAAGACCTGGAATGTGCAGCATATTGCACTGGCCAGCCGCGCTGACCTATTCCTCATTGCGCCGGCAACAGCCAATATTATCGGCAAAATAGCAAACGGCATAGCCGATGACATGCTTACAACCACCGTCATGGCTACCAAAGCACCGGTAATTTTGGCTCCAGCCATGAATACCAATATGTATCTAAACCCAATTACCCAGCAAAACTTAAACAAACTGGCAGGACTTGGCTATCATATAGTAGAACCGGCCTCCGGCATGTTAGCCTGTGGTGTGGATGGCCCCGGCCGCTTGCCTGAACCGGCAGATATTGTAAAAAAAGTTAAATCCCTGCTGCAAGGCAACCGGGATTTAGCCGGAAAGCGGGTACTGGTTACGGCTGCCGGTACGCGTGAACCCATTGATCCGGTGAGATATATTGGCAACCATTCGAGTGGCAAAATGGGATATGCTCTTGCCGAAGCCGCCGCAGCACGCGGCGCAGAAGTTATTCTTGTTTCCGGTCCGTCAAGTCTTGCCTGTCCGGCGGGGATAACTGTCACAAAAGTGGAAACTGCCGCGCAAATGCGTGAAGCTGTGCTTGCGGAGTTTGATACTGTCGATGTTGTAATCAAAGCCGCCGCCGTGGCTGATTATCGGCCTGAGACGGCAGCAGACCAAAAAATAAAAAAAACCGGCAATACCCTAACCTTATCCATGATCAAAAATCCTGATATTTTGCGCGAATTAGGCGAGCGTAAAAAGCATCAGCTCTTAATCGGTTTTGCAGCCGAAACGCAAGAGCTTTTAAGTCATGCACAAGAGAAACTAATTAAGAAGAATCTTGATATGATTGTTGCCAATGATGTTACTTTACCGGGAGCCGGCTTTAATACAGACACAAATATTGTCAGAGTCATACATAAAAATGGCCAGATTGAAGAACTGCCGCAGCTTACTAAACGCCAGGTGGCTGAAATTCTGATTGACAAAATTTGTGTAATGTTGACAAATTATACTTGA
- the rpoZ gene encoding DNA-directed RNA polymerase subunit omega, producing the protein MINPSLDTLVKKVDSKYTLVVLAAKRAREIMDAQQPLVESKSNKPVTIALEEVAQGKITYERTKTGIK; encoded by the coding sequence ATGATTAATCCGTCTTTAGATACATTAGTGAAAAAGGTTGACAGCAAATATACACTGGTTGTCTTAGCTGCCAAACGGGCTCGGGAAATTATGGATGCCCAGCAGCCACTGGTGGAGTCTAAATCGAATAAGCCGGTGACAATTGCCCTGGAAGAGGTGGCTCAAGGTAAAATTACCTACGAACGCACCAAAACCGGCATTAAATAG
- the gmk gene encoding guanylate kinase translates to MPQQGILLVVSGPSGTGKGTICRELLRSNPQLKYSISATTRQPRTGEADGVNYLFVAKNHFQTMIENDDLLEWAEVYGNFYGTPRHYVLEQLKNGYDVVLEIDTQGAMKIKEKFPEGVYIYIIPPSLDELADRIHKRGTDSLEVIKKRLHCASAELAQAHNYHYIVVNDQVAAAVQKVETIIAAEKHRAERNTDLIDSLCQARCN, encoded by the coding sequence ATGCCGCAGCAAGGAATACTACTAGTTGTATCCGGTCCTTCGGGTACCGGCAAAGGCACCATTTGCCGCGAGTTGCTGCGTAGCAATCCCCAGTTAAAATACTCTATATCGGCTACTACCCGCCAACCCAGGACGGGAGAAGCTGACGGAGTAAATTATCTTTTTGTTGCCAAAAATCATTTTCAAACCATGATTGAAAACGACGACCTGCTGGAGTGGGCCGAAGTCTACGGCAATTTTTACGGGACGCCACGCCACTATGTGCTTGAACAGTTAAAAAACGGATATGATGTCGTACTGGAAATAGATACCCAGGGAGCTATGAAAATAAAAGAAAAATTTCCGGAAGGTGTATATATATATATCATCCCGCCCTCATTGGATGAGCTTGCTGACAGAATTCATAAACGCGGTACTGACAGCCTGGAAGTCATCAAAAAACGCCTGCATTGTGCCAGCGCCGAACTTGCTCAGGCGCATAACTATCATTATATTGTAGTAAATGATCAAGTGGCGGCAGCTGTGCAAAAAGTGGAAACAATCATTGCCGCTGAAAAGCATCGGGCAGAACGCAATACCGATTTAATTGATAGTCTTTGCCAGGCACGTTGTAACTAA
- the remA gene encoding extracellular matrix/biofilm regulator RemA — protein sequence MDIKLINIGFGNIVSANRIISIVSPESAPIKRIIQEARDRGMLIDATYGRRTRAVIITDSDHVILSAVQPETVAHRLTSKDTSDDTAE from the coding sequence ATGGACATAAAATTAATTAATATCGGTTTTGGCAATATTGTGTCGGCTAACCGGATCATATCCATAGTTAGCCCTGAATCAGCTCCCATCAAACGCATTATTCAGGAAGCGCGCGACCGGGGTATGCTTATCGACGCTACATATGGACGCCGGACCCGCGCTGTAATCATTACCGACAGTGATCATGTTATTTTATCGGCAGTACAGCCGGAAACAGTAGCTCACCGGTTAACAAGCAAAGACACCAGCGATGACACTGCCGAATAA
- a CDS encoding YicC/YloC family endoribonuclease has product MLKSMTGFGRGEYIDSSHRIIVEIKAVNHRYNEIVIRMPKSLGSLEDKIRRSIANTILRGRVDAFITVDEYGEKKRTVRVDKELAMAYHNAMRELAGLLEIPATDNIYHLSKYPEVFKVEEITEDVEQLWPKLAAAIEAAVANLMKMREAEGANIERDLLERVDKLSSYIAAVEERAPQILVDYREKLLNRMRELLAAVGAEPDETRLLQESAIFADRTNFTEEIVRLKSHLSQFRATVNSPDAVGRKLDFIVQEINRETNTIASKANDSAIANIVVEIKSEIEKVREQIQNIE; this is encoded by the coding sequence GTGCTCAAAAGCATGACCGGTTTTGGCCGGGGGGAATACATTGATTCAAGCCATCGCATTATAGTTGAGATTAAAGCAGTAAATCACCGCTACAACGAAATTGTTATCCGTATGCCGAAAAGCCTGGGCAGTCTGGAAGATAAGATCCGCCGCAGCATTGCCAATACCATTTTGCGCGGCCGGGTGGACGCTTTTATTACGGTTGATGAATATGGCGAAAAGAAACGTACGGTAAGGGTTGACAAAGAATTGGCAATGGCTTACCATAATGCAATGAGAGAATTAGCCGGCCTGTTGGAAATACCGGCAACTGATAACATCTACCATTTATCCAAATATCCTGAAGTTTTCAAAGTGGAAGAAATCACCGAAGATGTAGAACAGCTATGGCCCAAGCTGGCGGCGGCTATTGAGGCGGCAGTGGCCAATCTGATGAAAATGCGTGAAGCTGAGGGCGCAAATATTGAGCGCGACCTCCTGGAGCGGGTAGACAAGCTCAGCAGCTATATTGCGGCTGTAGAGGAGAGAGCACCGCAGATTCTTGTAGATTACCGGGAAAAGCTATTAAACCGTATGCGGGAGTTGCTGGCCGCAGTAGGGGCAGAACCTGACGAAACCAGACTGCTGCAAGAATCGGCTATATTTGCTGACAGAACTAATTTCACTGAAGAAATTGTCAGGCTCAAAAGCCATTTATCCCAGTTCCGGGCAACTGTAAACTCGCCTGACGCCGTGGGGCGCAAGCTGGATTTTATTGTTCAGGAAATAAACCGGGAAACCAACACAATTGCTTCCAAAGCAAATGACTCTGCCATCGCCAATATTGTTGTTGAAATTAAAAGTGAAATTGAGAAGGTCAGAGAGCAAATCCAAAACATAGAGTAA
- the dapF gene encoding diaminopimelate epimerase, whose protein sequence is MQFTKWHGLGNDFVIVNGMKEHIADYHKQAVAVCDRNFGIGADGLVVLLQSDIADFRMRIFNSDGSEADMCGNATRCVARYLYENKITSKTVITLDTLAGIITPELIFQDGVLATVKVDMGEPRLKRSEIPLVGDAQEQVIHAPLEVDGELYHITCVSMGNPHCVIFVDDVAKVNLSAIGPKIENHPQFPKKTNVEFIQIIDRQTVRMRVWERGAGITQACGTGASAALVAAVLNGYTDRQATVRLDGGNLWLEWANNNHIYKSGPAVEVFRGEYLL, encoded by the coding sequence ATGCAATTTACTAAATGGCATGGATTGGGCAATGATTTTGTAATTGTCAATGGCATGAAAGAGCACATCGCTGATTACCACAAGCAGGCGGTTGCTGTTTGTGACCGTAATTTTGGTATTGGTGCCGATGGCCTTGTTGTGCTGCTTCAGTCAGATATTGCCGACTTTAGGATGCGGATATTTAATTCAGATGGCAGTGAGGCCGATATGTGCGGCAACGCCACCCGCTGTGTAGCCCGCTATCTTTATGAAAATAAAATAACAAGTAAAACAGTCATCACCCTTGACACATTAGCCGGGATTATTACACCGGAACTCATTTTTCAAGACGGGGTACTGGCAACTGTCAAAGTCGATATGGGTGAACCCAGGCTCAAGCGCAGTGAAATCCCACTTGTCGGCGATGCACAAGAACAGGTAATCCATGCACCGCTGGAAGTAGACGGCGAACTGTATCACATTACCTGTGTTTCCATGGGAAACCCTCATTGTGTCATCTTTGTCGATGATGTGGCTAAAGTCAATTTATCAGCTATTGGCCCCAAAATTGAAAACCACCCTCAATTTCCCAAAAAGACTAATGTTGAATTTATCCAGATAATTGACAGGCAAACCGTAAGAATGCGTGTCTGGGAGCGTGGTGCCGGGATAACGCAAGCCTGTGGCACAGGTGCCAGCGCTGCGTTGGTTGCTGCGGTGTTAAACGGCTATACAGATCGCCAGGCTACCGTCCGACTGGATGGCGGTAACCTCTGGCTTGAATGGGCCAACAATAACCACATTTATAAATCAGGACCGGCCGTGGAAGTATTTCGTGGAGAATATCTGCTGTAA